From the Danio aesculapii chromosome 9, fDanAes4.1, whole genome shotgun sequence genome, one window contains:
- the gpr18 gene encoding N-arachidonyl glycine receptor codes for MDHSPTLPVNMETEVPQVYRIASQVFYGIIFIIGTVVNLTALWVFALTTKRRNSITVYMINVALVDLLFILQLPFRMVYYSQNYWPFGDIFCRINAALTVLYPCLALWLFALISTDRYVAIVQPRHTRELKSIHKALLSCAGVWIMTLGSTAPLVFLEEDPDRGSNFTTCIKMHDIIYLRRDNPVHFARIVFFFLVPVCIMVGCYITIVDNLIHGRTSKLKPKVKQKSIRIIITLIIQVLVCFVPFHICFVSMLLDTNGKGYNTWGAFTTFLMNSSTVLDIILFYIVSKQFQDRVISVILYRNYLRSVRRKSRHTNSVRSLSNLTSAMI; via the coding sequence ATGGACCATAGCCCAACTTTGCCTGTGAACATGGAGACTGAAGTTCCGCAAGTGTACCGGATTGCCAGCCAAGTGTTTTACGGCATTATCTTCATCATAGGCACAGTGGTCAACCTGACAGCCCTCTGGGTCTTTGCCTTGACCACTAAAAGACGAAACTCCATCACTGTTTACATGATCAATGTCGCTTTGGTGGACCTGTTATTTATCTTACAGCTGCCCTTTCGAATGGTCTACTACAGTCAAAACTACTGGCCCTTCGGGGACATCTTCTGCAGGATTAACGCAGCACTGACTGTGCTCTATCCCTGCTTGGCCTTGTGGCTCTTTGCCCTCATTAGCACAGACCGCTACGTGGCCATAGTGCAGCCACGACACACACGAGAACTAAAAAGCATCCATAAAGCCTTGCTGTCATGTGCAGGAGTCTGGATCATGACCCTGGGTAGCACGGCTCCACTCGTCTTTCTCGAAGAAGATCCAGATCGTGGATCAAATTTCACCACTTGCATCAAGATGCACGACATCATCTACTTGCGCCGTGACAACCCTGTCCACTTTGCACGAATTGTCTTCTTCTTTCTGGTGCCGGTGTGCATAATGGTGGGCTGTTACATTACCATCGTGGATAACCTCATTCATGGCCGCACATCCAAACTGAAGCCCAAGGTAAAGCAGAAGTCCATCAGGATCATCATCACACTGATCATTCAGGTGCTCGTGTGTTTTGTGCCTTTCCACATCTGTTTTGTTTCCATGCTGCTGGACACAAATGGAAAAGGGTACAACACCTGGGGTGCCTTCACCACCTTCCTGATGAACTCCAGCACCGTGTTAGACATTATACTCTTCTACatcgtgtcaaagcagtttcAGGATCGTGTGATCAGTGTGATCCTGTACAGGAACTATTTGAGGAGCGTGCGCAGGAAGAGTCGTCACACCAACAGCGTTCGCTCGCTCAGTAACCTGACCAGTGCCATGATCTGA